The segment AGGTGCGGACGCGGTGCTGAGCAGCTACCGCCCGGGCGGCTTTGAGGCGCGCCGGATTGACGAGCGCATCCCGCGCGACATGGGCGTGATTGGCCAGGAGACCCAGGGGCCGGGTGGCTTCTTCATGGCATTGCGGGCGATCCACGTCATGCAGTCCATCGTGAAGGACATGGAGGAGGTCTGTCCCCAGGCTTGGCTGGTCAACTACACGAACCCGATCAACATCGTTTCCCAGGCGGTGACGATGAATTCGCGGGTCAAGATGGTATCCCTTTGTGAAGGCCCCATTATCTACCCGCGCGGCCTGATGGAGTATGTGGGCCTCGATCCCAACAAGCTCGATTCACTCAGCATTGGCATCAATCACGCTTCCTGGTCGGTGCGGCACCTTTACGACGGTGCGGACGTGATTCCTCTCTTGAAGCGAATCCTGGAGGAAGACCGCCCCCGCAAGGCGGACCACCCCTGGGCGGCTGAGAGCGAGATGGCGCTGCGGATGGCCGTGACCTTTGAGTCGCTGCCCTCCTACTACTTCCAATATTACTATTTCCTGGAGGAGTCCCTGGCCAAACTGAAGAAGAAGCCAACGACCCGTTCCGAGGACATTCTCGCAGAAATGCCCGGGTATTGGGCCCATTATCAGGAGCAGGCGAAGTCCGAGCGCCCCGTGCTCGACCCGGCCCTGTCGCGCGGAGGCATCTTTGAGCTGGAGCTCGCCATCGATGTGATCGACTCGATCTTCAACAACCTGGGGAAGCTACTTCCCGTGAATGTGGTGAATCGTGGCGTGCTCGACCAGTTCCCGGCGGAACTTGTGGTCGAGGTCCCGGGTATTGTCGACCGCTCCGGCATTCATCCCCTTCAACAGCCCCGGCTCAAGGAAAGCCAGCTCGAGCTGGTGTCGGCCCTCGCCTTTTACCAGATGGCGGCGGCCAAGGTTGCCTGGTCGGGCAGCTGGAAGGAGGCAATCGGTGTGCTTGCCTCCCACCCGTTGCTGCGCTCCCTCCCGAAGGCGGAATCCCTTTATCGCGCGATGGCGGCGGCTCATGCCCCCTACCTGCCGTCCCGGCTTGTTCCATGAAGCTCGTCGTTCTCAAGGATCCCCAGTCGGTGGCGGACACCTCCGCGGCCTGGGTTGCGAAGGCACTTCTCAACCCGAGCGTGCGCAATGTGCAACCAGCCATGGGAAACAGCCCGCAGGAGCTCTATGCGCGGCTGCCGCGGCTCCTCGCCGGGCATCTCGACGAGGTGCGCGCGCGGCTGCGCGTGTATCAGATGGATGAATACGCGGACCTGCTCCCGGGCGACGATCGGCTGCTTGCCACCTGGATGGCCAAGACCTTCACGGGCCCTCTCGGCATCAGCCGGGAGAATGTCTTTTATCTCCTGGGTTTTGGCTCCGACCCGGAGGCGTCCTGCAGGGCCTTTGACTTTCATCTCGAGGGCGCGGGCGGGCTTGATGTGCTGGTGGCGGGCCTTGGGCCCAACGGCCACGTCGGTTTCAACGAACCACCGTCCGCCCCTGACACCCCGTCCCGGATGGTGCCGCTCGCCCCTGAATCCATCCGCAGCAACGCCACCTACTGGGGAGGCGAGGATCGGGTGCCGCCTCATGCCGTGACCACCGGCCTGGGACCCATGCTCAGGGCGCGTGCGACGGTGTTCGTCGTGAATGGCGCCCACAAACGAAACATCCTGGAGCAGACCCTTCTCGGCCCCGTCTCGGATCTCGTGCCCGCCTCGCATTTCCGGGAGCAAAACAACGTTGTTCTCGTTGCTGATCGCGCCGCCTGCCCCGAAGCGATCGAATCCCGGTACGTTACCCTGAATCCCCGCTCACGTGACCACTTCCCCGCTCTATTTGGGCCTTGATGGAGGCAACACCAAGTCGCTTGCAGTTATAGTCGATGCAAAAGGGCGCGTTCTGGGACACGGACGCGGGCGTTGCGGAGACATTTATGGAGGCACCGAGACGTCGCTTCGGACCTTGCGCACAGTAGTGGGCGAGGCCCTGGGGGAAGCGGGTGTGAAGCCGGACCAGGTCGCGGCGGCTGCATTCAGCCTTGCGGGCGCAGATTGGCCCGAGGATTTCGATCTCCTGAGCCAGGAACTGGGGAGTCTCGGTTGGGGCGGCCCCTGGCGGGTGTTCAATGATGCCCAGGGAGCACTCCGGGGCTGCTCAGTCGATGGATTTGGTGTGGCAATGGTCTGCGGGACATTCGGGACCGTCGCCGCCAAACACCCGAATGGCACCGAGTGGTTTGCCGGCCCCTTTTGCACCGCCGGAGGCGGTACCGGTATTGGAAAAACGGGCCTGCATGCGGTAATTCATGCCCATCTCGGTGTCGCGCCGGCGACACGCATTACCGAGGAGCTGATGGCGCTGACGGGCAGACCGACCCCGGCAGAAGCGGTGAAGGTGTTCACCTCGCGGGTGGACGGCGCCGCGCCCAGCCTTGCCGGCATCACCCCTGCCGTCGTCGCGGCGGCCAACAGCGGTGACGCTGTCGCACTTGGAATTCTGGGGCGGGCCGCCGACGAACTTGCATACCTGGTTGACGCCGCGGTGCGGCACACCGGCCTGGCGGATGTCTTCACCGTCTACCAGACCGGCGGCATGCCGAAGGATCCCGCGAGTGCCTGGGCGCGCACGCTGCGCGAACGCGTTCTTTCAATGTACCCAAAAGTCGAATACAGACCCGCCGACCTTGAACCCCTCGGCGGCGCGGTGATGCTCGCGACGGATTTGCTGGGCCTCCGGGTGGAACGGGAGTGGCACGAGGCGCTCAAGACCGGGCTCTTCCGGTTGAAGGAGGAACGCCGATGACCACCTCGCCCGTTTCGTCCGCCACGGCGCCTTTGTCGCGCAGCGCCTGGATCGAGGGTTACACGATCCGCGCCTTGTATGTCATCTACTATGCCGCGGGTGCGGCGTGGATGCCGATGTATAATCTCTACCTGGAATCCCTCGGGCTCAAGGGATTCGAGATTGGCGCCACCGCAAGCATCATTCCCGCGGTGATGCTGGTGTTTCAACCCCTCTGGGGCTGGTGGGCAGATCGACGGGGAATTGTCTTTTCCCTGCGCATCGCCGGCCTGGGGGCGATCGCCTTTCTTTTGCTGGGTCCCCTGTTCTCTGCGGGATTTGCGACAGCGTGCATCGCGACGTTCTTCACGACGGTCTTCTTCGCACCCTTGTTTCCGCTGCTTGATGGCGTGGCGTTGGCCTATGTCGATGCGAATCCACGTTTCAAATACAGCACGATGCGTTTTTGGGGCGCGGTCGGCTATGGCACGGGTGCCCCGCTCGCGAGTTGGTGGGTGGCCAAGACCTCCCCATCCGGACTCCTGGCAATGGCGGCAGTGCTCCTGTGCATCGCAATGCCGCTGATGTTCGTGCTGAAACATCGCAAGCCGGCCGCCCGGCTGGTGGCTGAGACTGGCGGAATGGGAGACCTCCTGGCTGACCGGAAGGTAAAGCTGTTCCTGGTTGCAATGGTCCTGGCGTCAGCGTTCCAGAACAGCATCTGGGCGTTCCTCTCGATCTACATGAACGAGATCAAGACGCCCGCGCATATGATAGGCTGGGCGTACACGGTGGAAGGCTATAGCGAGCTGCCATTCTACTTTCTCGCCGCGATCTTCTTCCGAAAATGGGGCGTGAAGCAGGTCCTTCTGGCCACGCTCGTGCTTTGCTCGGTCCGAATGTTCCTTTACTCGCAGACGCGGAATCCCTGGTGGGTGCTCGCGATCGAAGCGACCAATGGAATCACGTGGACGCTGTTCTGGCTGGCGGCTGTCGAATGGATGAACACGCTTGCCGCGAAACGGTGGCGCGCCACGGGGCAAAGCCTGTTGGCGGCCGCCTATTCAGGCGGAGGCGCCATCCTGGGTAGCTTCTGGTGCGGCTGGCTCTACGAACGGACCGGGACAATGATCAAGGTCTACGCGATCAACGGTGCCGCCTCGCTCGTGATGTCCCTCGCCATGATCTGGCTGTTTCGCAAGGAACTCACCACCAAGATCGTGCCAAGCGAACCCGAGCCCGAACCCCAGAAGCAGTGAGCCGCGGCGCCCTTTGAGGCGCCGCAAATCAGGCCCTCCCGTGCAGGGTTCGGTACTTCCTGGGGCTCATCCCAAAGTGATGGCTGAACTGGGCCGTCATGTGGCTCTGGTCGTAGAAACCGCAATCCGCCGCGATGCTCGCAATGTCGCGGTTGGTGTGGACGAGCGCATGGCGCGCCGCCTGCAGGCGGACGCGGTTGATGTAGCGAAGCGGCGTGGTCTTGAACGTCCGGCGAAAATTCCGTTCGAGCGACCGCATGGAAAGTCCCGCGTGCGCCGCGATCTCCGCGACTGACACATGGTTGCGGTAGTTGGCGCCAATGTACTGAAGGATGCCAAAAAGGCTGTCGCCGTAACGGGACGGGGTGTTGTGCAGGGAGAGCTTGATTGTGATTCCCGCCACCCCGGCGATTTTCCCCTCGATGTCGAGCAGGGGTACTTTTGTGACGCTCCACCAGCTGAACGTGAGGTCATCGTCGGGCACTGGTTCGATCAGGTCGCGCAAAACGGCGCCCGTTGTCAGGACCTTGTGGTCGTCGGACACATACTTTTCGGCCAGATCACGCGGAAAGAAATCAAAGTCCGTCTTCCCGAGCACCTCTTCGCGGCGACGGCCGCCCACCATTTCCACGAAGCCGTCATCCATCAGGATAAATCGTCCGGAAAGGTCCTTAACAAAGAAGTTCGTGTCCGGGATTGCACCGATCAGTTGCTCAAACGCGGCGCCAAGCGCGAGTGGCGGGGCCTGCCCGGTGGTGAC is part of the Opitutaceae bacterium genome and harbors:
- a CDS encoding AraC family transcriptional regulator; the protein is MPAKEKKPARIRRVVTTGQAPPLALGAAFEQLIGAIPDTNFFVKDLSGRFILMDDGFVEMVGGRRREEVLGKTDFDFFPRDLAEKYVSDDHKVLTTGAVLRDLIEPVPDDDLTFSWWSVTKVPLLDIEGKIAGVAGITIKLSLHNTPSRYGDSLFGILQYIGANYRNHVSVAEIAAHAGLSMRSLERNFRRTFKTTPLRYINRVRLQAARHALVHTNRDIASIAADCGFYDQSHMTAQFSHHFGMSPRKYRTLHGRA
- a CDS encoding MFS transporter, with translation MTTSPVSSATAPLSRSAWIEGYTIRALYVIYYAAGAAWMPMYNLYLESLGLKGFEIGATASIIPAVMLVFQPLWGWWADRRGIVFSLRIAGLGAIAFLLLGPLFSAGFATACIATFFTTVFFAPLFPLLDGVALAYVDANPRFKYSTMRFWGAVGYGTGAPLASWWVAKTSPSGLLAMAAVLLCIAMPLMFVLKHRKPAARLVAETGGMGDLLADRKVKLFLVAMVLASAFQNSIWAFLSIYMNEIKTPAHMIGWAYTVEGYSELPFYFLAAIFFRKWGVKQVLLATLVLCSVRMFLYSQTRNPWWVLAIEATNGITWTLFWLAAVEWMNTLAAKRWRATGQSLLAAAYSGGGAILGSFWCGWLYERTGTMIKVYAINGAASLVMSLAMIWLFRKELTTKIVPSEPEPEPQKQ
- a CDS encoding BadF/BadG/BcrA/BcrD ATPase family protein, producing MTTSPLYLGLDGGNTKSLAVIVDAKGRVLGHGRGRCGDIYGGTETSLRTLRTVVGEALGEAGVKPDQVAAAAFSLAGADWPEDFDLLSQELGSLGWGGPWRVFNDAQGALRGCSVDGFGVAMVCGTFGTVAAKHPNGTEWFAGPFCTAGGGTGIGKTGLHAVIHAHLGVAPATRITEELMALTGRPTPAEAVKVFTSRVDGAAPSLAGITPAVVAAANSGDAVALGILGRAADELAYLVDAAVRHTGLADVFTVYQTGGMPKDPASAWARTLRERVLSMYPKVEYRPADLEPLGGAVMLATDLLGLRVEREWHEALKTGLFRLKEERR
- a CDS encoding 6-phosphogluconolactonase, whose translation is MKLVVLKDPQSVADTSAAWVAKALLNPSVRNVQPAMGNSPQELYARLPRLLAGHLDEVRARLRVYQMDEYADLLPGDDRLLATWMAKTFTGPLGISRENVFYLLGFGSDPEASCRAFDFHLEGAGGLDVLVAGLGPNGHVGFNEPPSAPDTPSRMVPLAPESIRSNATYWGGEDRVPPHAVTTGLGPMLRARATVFVVNGAHKRNILEQTLLGPVSDLVPASHFREQNNVVLVADRAACPEAIESRYVTLNPRSRDHFPALFGP